TTCTCCAAGCTCATTAAAATTCTCAATATTTTCATGGGTAAGCGTTACCAGCGTCTCCTCTCCTTTTGGCTGAAGATTCCAGGTTACCGTTGTTTCAGCTTTGGAAAAATCAGGATATGACCAGGTATGTTTTAAACGCTGTTCCGGGATCAATTCTAAAATCCGGCCGTGGTGGTGATACTTTTTTTCTTCTCCCGGTTCAAAAAAGTTAAATTCTTTTCCAACTTCCGGCTCAAAATCCTGAATATCAAAATACCAGTTTTTCATTTCCTCTTTATCAGTCAATGCTTTCCATACTTTTTGTACCGGAGCATTTATTGTGTACTGAACAGTGATGGGTGTATCCATAAATAAAACTCAAAAAGATTTTACATAAAATTACATATTAAAATGGCAAAAGCCGCAAAAGTTTATTTTAAATATTCTTTTACGGCTTCTATAGAGCTTATTTAAATCTGTGTTATTAATGAGCAAACCCTGTAATCTTTGCTTCATCAAAATCCAGCTGCATCTCAATGGTTCTCATCACATGATCATCAAATATTTTTTCTCTTTTCATTCGGTGCAGTTCATTTCTCTGTGCCTGAATGATCTGACGGAGAACGTCTTTATTTTCATTAATTGCGGTTACATAATCTCCTGTGGAAGCCATACACTGAGCTTTGTCTGCCATCAGCATCATTTCATTTTCCAGCTTATGCTTCTGGTGGCGTACGAGGCTG
This region of Chryseobacterium vaccae genomic DNA includes:
- a CDS encoding SRPBCC family protein; its protein translation is MDTPITVQYTINAPVQKVWKALTDKEEMKNWYFDIQDFEPEVGKEFNFFEPGEEKKYHHHGRILELIPEQRLKHTWSYPDFSKAETTVTWNLQPKGEETLVTLTHENIENFNELGEGFSRENFIQGWNAIIGQSLKLYLENK